AATGGACTTGACACCATCTGCTTCATAAAGTCGCGCCTGAATGCAGTAGCTGAGCCCATTTTCTTGATATCGGCATTGGCATTCCATACGCTATCCAGAAAATTGTTGGCATCTTTGCCGTGTCCAGTGTAATAAAGGTTAAGCATGTAGTCACAAAGGTCGCCTGTGTTGCCATTTTTCAACGACCTCTTCACAGTCTCTACAGTGGGCAATGGATGCTTGTCCTTGCCGCTGCGCATACGCTCCAAATCAACTCTGAATTTGTCTTTCTGCCAGCGAACTGCCACGACAGGCATCACATCTACGCCCTGCCCCCAGTAACGGAAAGTCGCATCTTCAACCAGGATAATTGGAAGTCCAGCCACATCAGACGGCATCGTCAACATGTGACCATCAGATGCATTGTAGTGCCAGATACGACTAACCTTATTTGCGAGAGAATAAACATCGTAGGTGTAGCAACAGTGCGCGCCGCCGCTCCAGGTGCGAACAATCAAATCTTTAGTGCCATTTCCGTCGAAGTCGAATAGCGGCAAGTTTGACCCAGTGTAGCCCAGGTTAGGTTCTTTACTGGTTACATCAATCAACGCAAATTTATGAGCGGTTTGATCCAGCAAATTCTTCTTATTTTTCTGAACAAGAATTCGCTCGTCGCCCTCTGTTCTCTCTCTAATCTCAACGTGAAACGGACCCGCAGGTGTAGATAAATCGAGCGACTGAACATTTGCTGCAAAAGCACTACTTGCTCCGAACAAAGTGCTTATGCAGAACAATGCGCTTACACTCAACGCCCTGGTTACGCCAGGCGCTAAGTTTAAACCGATGAAACAAGCAGGGAATTCTTTCACAGAACTCGTGACAGATTGAAAAAAGTGTTTCATCGAAGTCATCGCCCAAAATACTCCTTAGAGAAAGAAAAAACGTGCCGGATCGAACTCAGGCGTATTTGATAGAATACACCGGAGCAGCTGAAAGATGGCACTATTAGGGAAATCAAGTCGTACAATGATGCGCATAAAGAACGGAAGGTTCGTTTTCGACTTGACAGAAATTCGCAAGGACCCTGCGAGCAATCTGAAAGACCTCTGGTTTAGAGAGCACGCATGCTCAAAAGTTTATTCGCACTGGCTGCAAGAACTCGAAGACAGCGCATTCATCGAATTGGCTAACTGGTGCACAGCAGCGCATAATTTAGCTGCAGAAAAGCTGCACACTCAAATGTTGAGACTTGGCGACGACATACACCTTGCTGATCACTGGCGCGATCTTGCTGACATTCCGGATTTGCTCGCAACTTCTCTGGGCGCAAAAGTTGTTATTGATGACGTCGACGCCATGGAAAAGATCTTACTTGAAGACTACATGGCTAAATTGCAAAACTTTGATGGGGAAAACCTCAACTTAATTCAACACGAACTTCTGCCAGTGCAATACAAATGTGCCGAAGCATGGGGACCACTGAACAGCCTGTGGGGCGAATCGGACGATGCTTAGTTGATATGGCTTTATCTAGTGCTCACTGCTGCCGTAGGCTTTTTTGTTATTCGATAATCGGCAATATGTGAAACGAATTGCAGCATTAATTCACTGCAGAGCAGTGCGGTAATCTGTGCTTCATTATCGAGAGGTGGACAGAAGCAGGCGATGTCTGCACCGACTATGTCCAAGCCTCGCAATTTGTTGAGCAACGAGAACACTTCTCGAGTTGTCATCCCGTTCACTTCCGGGTCAGCTACGCCCGGCGCATAAGCGAGATCCAGAACATCAAGGTCAAAGCTGAGATATGTCGGTCCGTCGCCGATCACGCGATGCACTTCCCTGGCGAGCCAATCAATTCCCTTCTCTTCGATATCAGCCATAGTGGTGACAGTGTACATCTGTCTGGAGTACTCCTCTTGCTCCAGCGATGCCACCGAGCCATGGAATCCAATTTGAATTGTTCTTTTTGGATCGATAAGTCCTTCCTCTGCACCAATGAAGAAGGCAGCACCAGCATGATGAACTGTACCGCCAGCCGGTCCCCAGCTATCGGCATGTGCATCGAAATGGATCATTCCAATTGGTCCTTTTTGCTTCGAGTTCTTACCGGCAATGGCTCGAAGAATTGGAATCGTGATGCTGTGATCGCCACCGACTGTGACTGGAATAATATCTTTATCGTGCACCTTCTTGAAAAACTTCTCGGCGTCGAAAGCTGAAGTATCAGGATTCAAAATGTTCGGCAGTGGAACATCGCCCAAATCGCTTATCCTCAAGTGCTCGAAAGGATGAATTTGGAAAAATCGATGAGCGCGTTGGTATGCGCAAGACCGATTTCGAACTGCTCGAGGTCCATGGTGCTGCATGCGCTCAATGGGGTTGCCACCACTATAGGCAAAACCAATCAAGCCAATGTCGGTGTCTTCCATATCAGGTTTGTACGGAGCTCGAAGGAACGTCGGTATGCCCTGCCAATATCTATATTTCGCACTGTACTCATTCATCTCGTCTTCTGTAAGACCCTTCTTTATGAACTCAGACATACACGCCTCCGAAAACTAAACAAAGCATTCTTCTGTTCGCCAAAGTATATACACGTCCGAACGCTCGGCTATTCGACCTTAAAAACTCTTACTAATTTCTCTTTGCTTTCAAAAACGCAGGGGAATGATCCCGAACGCAGCCTCTGTAAATCGGTGATAACACGACCTAATTGTATGTACGAGAATCCGGACGACCGATAGGCCGGTTCATTGACAACATAATCTGCATGACTGAAGTCAATTGCTTTTCGCAACGAATCAGTGTCAACATATCTGTCTTCAACAAATCGCCAGAGTTCCATTCGTGACGGCATTATCGCGTGTCGCCCGGTATAGAGATAAAAAACCGGGTCGTTGTTGCACACAAACACTGAGTCTGGCGGTGTGTTCTCTTTCACCCAGGCAACTGTATCGCGAAAGTCGGAAAAGGTTTCCGGCTCTGCAGGATAGGCCAGCACCTTGCTCCATCCGGCCTTCGCACAGGAGAGCAAACCTGCTCCGATAACCAGATAACAGGCGAAGAGAAGGGAAGCACAGACGCCAATTTTGTGCAGCTTCGGAGCACTTAATTTGGTAAAGACCTTCAGCTTGAAGAACCAGAACCGAAAACCAACAAAGTAGAAATAGTAGCCGAACACAATAACAGGAAGGATGTGTCGCCACTCCAGTTTAATCGGCCAGACGCTGAATGACAGTCCATAAAAGAAACAATAGAGAGCGGGTAAACTGGCGCGTCTTAAGAGAATAAACAGACCAGTCAATGACGGAACAGCCAGCAGATAATAGAAAACGCTATAGAGCAGAAAGAATGCTAACGGCGGCAGCTTTTCATAGGGGATTTGCTCGAGCCCGGGAAAGTAAGTGTTTATTTGAAGAATCATCGACCAGTGAAAGTTGCCTGAACCCGCCGCAAAGCCAGCCGCAGCAGGAGGCAAAGTTCCGTAAGCATGTTTCAAATAGTTAGTGTAGAAAGTCAGGATCTCAGGCGTACCGTTGCTGAATTGTGATTGCCACCACAGTTGCGGGGCAATAAAAGCGACAGCTGCTAACAGGATCGGAACAATAGACTTGAGTTGCTTCCTGGCAGCGTAATAGATAATCAAGCTTGGAATCAATATGATTGCCTGAGTTCGCATGGATACTGCAGCAACAAGCCAGAGCGCAGTCCAGGGGGCATAACTTCCTCGCCGTCGACCATGAGACTCTGCACACCACATACACACCGCAGCAAGCAACGCAGAAGGCAGGTCGCTCATAAGCATCGGCGCAAAGTCGATGAATCGCATATTTAGCAGTGTGGCTGCTGCAATCACGAAGCCGAGTCGCAGAGTCACCTTTCTGGTGGAGATCAAATATGCAACGGAAATCAGAACGGCAAGCGCTGAAATAATCACCTGCAATGTCTCCAATGTAACCAAATTCGCAGGAAACGCAGGACACAATCGCAAAGCAAGCGACAAAAGGAACGGATAGCCAATCGGATATTTGGTTTGAAACGGTTCACCCGGAAGAGACAAGATGCGGTATCCAAGCCCCTGAGCAAGTGATTGAGCTGATACCAGATAGACACCATCATCGTGATACATACCAAAGTAGTACTGATATTTCAGTATGGCAGCACGAAGAAGCACAGCAACAACGACAAGAATAAGCACGAACAGAGCAACTGCACCAGACGCACGCTTCTTACAGACAAATCGCATCGACAATACTCAATCAACCAAACGCAGCTTTCGGCTTCAATGAGGCGTCCGACGCTTCTGCTTGCGAAGGATAGTCTTCAACCGACAACGCCGCAGTTCGATACTCAGCAGATTCACTTTCTACAGCCGGAGCCATAACAACCATCAAATTCTCATTGGCGAAGCGATGGAAATGAATGAAATTGCACGTATAACGGAACGTCCAGCGCCAGGCTCTAGCGTTTATTCGCCAGGTTCCGCTCATCATGTCTATGAAAAATTTACGCCGCTCAGGGCGCGACGAAAACAAGAAGTAAAAGAGGATTTTGCAGAAAGCTACAAAACCATGCAAACTGATTCTGGGTCTATCCTGCGCAAACTGATAACCATTCATACGTTTCAAACTGGTCAGGTAGCGTTCAACGTAGTTGTCATAATCGTAGACCCTTTTGATCAGCCGATTGTACCCCGCAATCAACTCCTCATAGGTCATAGCTATGGGCTTGATATTCGTGCAAAGCCCTTCACGATATTCCAGCAATCGACCTGATTCCTTCATCCGAGTCCACAGAGGAGTTTTCGGCATCGCCTCGAGCAGGCTGAGTTGAGCAAACGGAATTCCTGCTTGCTGCAGGAATCTGAACTGCTCCTCGAAAATATCCTTGTCGTCATTGTCAAAGCCAATGATCATGCCGCCTGAGACGAACAATCCATAAGATTGAATAGTGTGAATCGCCTCAATAAGATCTGAGGTGTGCACATTCTGAACTTTGAGCGTCTCGGTCAGCGAAGACTTGCGCGGGCTCTCAATGCCGATAAAAACACCGACGAAATTGGCTTCACTCATCAATTCCATCAGTGCCGGATCTTTGGCTGTGTCGATGCTTGCCTGCGTAAAGAACTGAACCGGATGCTTCCTACCAGCGTTGAACTCAGTAAGCGCCTTGAGGAGAGCTTTTGCATAAACCCTGTTGCCAACGAAATTGTCATCGGAGAAGAAGACAAAGAGCTGTCCTGCATCAGCCCACAATCTAACTTCTTCCAGTACGCGTTCAACCGGCTTCGCGCGCACCTTTCTTCCGTACATCACGATTATGTCGCAGAACTCGCATGTGAACGGGCAGCCTCGGGTCGTTTGAATCTGGGCAGAGCTGTAATCCATGGCATTGACCAGATCAACTCGAGGCAAGGGGGCGTGCGCCATATCAACCTTGTCTGTCTGTACATAAATGTCCTTGTGTTCGCGCCGCAAATAGTCGGCGAGGAATTGTGGCCAGGTGTATTCCCCCTCGCCCTCGAAAATTACATCGCAATAATCACGCACTGAATGTGGTGTAAGCGTAGCAACCGGTCCACCGATGCAGATCAACTTGCCGGCTTTGCGAAAGTAGTTAGCAATTTCTCTAACGCGCGAGATGTGGAACTCATGTAACAGCGTACCGCTGATGCCGACTATATCAGCGTCTGTATCGTGTAAGACGTCACCGACATTCTCGTCGCGAATCTCCACTTCATAATCAGGAGAGATCGCCCCAGCCAGAGTCAAAAGACCCAGGGGAGGATTGGGATATTTATATCCGGCAAAAGGCATCGCAAATTCCATGCCCCAGAATGAAGGCGGCAACTTTGGTTGCACAAACAGGACTTTCGGTTTTTTACTATCAGTCATAAGTCACCGCATTTGGTTGCGTGCGTTCGAGCTGATTTGTTTCCAATAGTCACGTAAAAAGCTGAAGTAAGTGGGACGAATCAAGTATCGCTCGCGGAAAGCGGGATCATTCTGCAAAACCTTATGCAATTCGGGCAAATAGTAGTGCGGCACAGACGGAAAGAAATGATGCTCAGCATGGAAGTGGAAATCCAAACCGGTCAACAGAGCGCGATCGAAGAGCGAAGGATAAGGCACGGAAATCAAACGCCCCGCAGCCAGCCCCGCATCGTCATTCTCAAGGCGAGCGTGGTCGATGAATCCCCTCAAATATCCAAAGAAAGTTCCTAGAGTAAAAATCGGCACGAGCCAGAGTGCAAAGTATGCCCACCAGAAGCCCGTTGCGAGCCACAGAAGGCTGAAAACGGCTGCCTGCACAGGAACGAGATTGACAATCTCCGGGTACTTTCGCCGAGAGTCTGAACCAACGTGCAGCGTGGGTTGATCTGGTGGCGCCTCGCCATCGGAACGCCGAAGAAATCCGTTAACGATGATGCTCGTCCACAGTTGACCGCCGCACAGCAACTTCAAAAAATATCTGGCAAACTGCCCGGGAGTTGACTTATCCTCTTCAAGATGAAAGTGCCGGTCAGGATCTTGAGCTGTATTCAAATATTTGTGATGAGCAAGATGCACCGCACGAGAAGCACCATAGACCGAACCAACGGGATAGGCGCAAAGCCAGGCGCCAACAAGGTCGTTCCACTTTTTGCTTCGTAAGAGCGCTGAATGCTGGGATTCATGCGATAAAGCAACCAGAATTCCCATGCCTGAAGAGATGAACAGAATGGCAACCACGTAGGTCAAGACATTCGGATAGAGGGCGAACAAAGCGACTGCAAGCGCGATCCGTCCCCAGCCCCACAAGGTGATGTCCAGAACAGCACGAAAGTTCTTCGCCTTGGCTCGCTTCAAAAATCCAGTCAGCTCAGCCGAATAAACCACCTTAGCTTGAGATTCCGTGGCAAAATCTTCTGAACCGTCACAGGCAGACTTATCTACTGCCTGCGCAAGATGCTCGGAGTGGGTCAGCTTCGTAGCGTCCAAATCTCACCTATGTCGCAAGCGGTCGGGGTCGTGATTCAAACCAACCTGTAGTAAATACATTCCATTTAATGCCGAATGTCAATCCAATTTTTCACAAGAGGCAGAGGCTTCGAACGCTTTTCGAATACTGCGGTCGAACCAGTACGCTGGTCATCCGAACGGAATTTAAGGCCGAAAGTTTCGAATTTCAACACCTGAGCATCAGACTGAAATCGTAAGCCTGCGACAGTCTATCACTCATGCAAATCGTCAAATGGAACCCAAGCGGGCCATTTGGGGACTTATATTGACAGCTCAGCTCAGACCATTTAGTATAAGAAGTGTAGAAATTACGCTTACCTCTCAAAAACATTCCGTCAACAAGACGCTTAATGTTAAAAATCCCAAAAACAGCAAACTGACACTACTTACAGTGTCAGCGGCTAAATCCACATCCCCAACTCTTGAGCAGGGGAGGAACTTCCGTGCGCAATCTAACACAACTAACCGCCGACAAAATCTTATCGATTGCCATACCCGAAACCCTGTTCTCCGCATCAGCACAGGAGGCCAGACAGGAGTATCGAACCCTGGCGCGGCTCTGGCACCCAGACTGTCAGTCAGAGCCGAATTCAATACACGTTTTTGCACACATAGTCGAACTTTACCGGCTGGCGCAAGAAAAACTTGTCACTGGAGATTGGGATCTCAATTGCGAAAAAATCGAAGAACAGGTTGCCCGGCTCAGAAGATTCAAACTCACCGATAACTCGGTTGTTACTTGCAAATACCGTATTTGCCAACCGTTCGAGCTCGGCAAAATGTATGTCTCCGAAAATTCTGTCTCGTTTGAGATCGAGAACCAATTTGAAGAACTGTTTGAGCAAGGGCGCAGGCGAATCCACGCCATTCGATTCAAAAACGATGCGATGGCGCTCGAGATGTCGAAATATCTTCCTCAAATAATTCGTGAATTCAAAACTAGCAGTGCCAGAGTTTTAATTGTCCGCAAGACTCCC
This is a stretch of genomic DNA from Candidatus Melainabacteria bacterium. It encodes these proteins:
- a CDS encoding arginase → MSEFIKKGLTEDEMNEYSAKYRYWQGIPTFLRAPYKPDMEDTDIGLIGFAYSGGNPIERMQHHGPRAVRNRSCAYQRAHRFFQIHPFEHLRISDLGDVPLPNILNPDTSAFDAEKFFKKVHDKDIIPVTVGGDHSITIPILRAIAGKNSKQKGPIGMIHFDAHADSWGPAGGTVHHAGAAFFIGAEEGLIDPKRTIQIGFHGSVASLEQEEYSRQMYTVTTMADIEEKGIDWLAREVHRVIGDGPTYLSFDLDVLDLAYAPGVADPEVNGMTTREVFSLLNKLRGLDIVGADIACFCPPLDNEAQITALLCSELMLQFVSHIADYRITKKPTAAVSTR
- a CDS encoding radical SAM proteinB12-binding domain-containing radical SAM protein, whose product is MTDSKKPKVLFVQPKLPPSFWGMEFAMPFAGYKYPNPPLGLLTLAGAISPDYEVEIRDENVGDVLHDTDADIVGISGTLLHEFHISRVREIANYFRKAGKLICIGGPVATLTPHSVRDYCDVIFEGEGEYTWPQFLADYLRREHKDIYVQTDKVDMAHAPLPRVDLVNAMDYSSAQIQTTRGCPFTCEFCDIIVMYGRKVRAKPVERVLEEVRLWADAGQLFVFFSDDNFVGNRVYAKALLKALTEFNAGRKHPVQFFTQASIDTAKDPALMELMSEANFVGVFIGIESPRKSSLTETLKVQNVHTSDLIEAIHTIQSYGLFVSGGMIIGFDNDDKDIFEEQFRFLQQAGIPFAQLSLLEAMPKTPLWTRMKESGRLLEYREGLCTNIKPIAMTYEELIAGYNRLIKRVYDYDNYVERYLTSLKRMNGYQFAQDRPRISLHGFVAFCKILFYFLFSSRPERRKFFIDMMSGTWRINARAWRWTFRYTCNFIHFHRFANENLMVVMAPAVESESAEYRTAALSVEDYPSQAEASDASLKPKAAFG